TGGCCCATGTGTCCTCGTTCTTTGTAGATGAGGAGATCAACGGAGTTGTTATAGTTGACGGTAAAGGCGTACCCTGCGGGATCATAAGCAAGTCATGCATCATTCATGCGGTAGCCCAGAGCCAAGAGAGTACCAAAACGGTTGATGCATTTATGAGCGTATCTTTTGCCACTGTAAAACCTACCAATTGGGTAGAAAATATAGACTTTGGTCAGAACAAGTACGTTGTAGTCTGGGACGGGCGCGATGTTTTGGGAATGATAACCAGGCCGGGTATAGAGAGGATTTATAATCGATCTGCTCACGGATGTTTTGTTGAGTTCGGACAATTTATAGATCATATAAACAATCCGATTGTCCTGACAGACAGGAATGGCTGGGTGCGTCTCTGCAACAACCAGTTCTCCTCAATTCTTGAAAAGGATAAAGAAGGGGTTATAAATTCTAGACTGTCTGATCTGATGCCGGTTTTGGAAAAAATAAAAGGTCCAGGGGAAAAAGATACTGAACAAAAGCTGAGTATTGGGCGCACTTCTTATCTAGTCTCTTGGGTCAATCTCACTCAAGAGGAAAAAAAAATTGGTATGCTAGGTTTCTTCTACAATCTTACTAAAGAAGAGGCAATAAACGAGAGGTTGAAACAAACAAAACTCCTTTCATTACAACTTGATGCGATTATCGAGTCTTCTTTCGATGGGATCTTTGTTACTGATGGAGAAGGGAAAGTTCTGCGTGTTAATCGCGCATATGAAAGGATTACTGGAATTAAGGCAAAAGAGGTCGTTGGCAGGACCATGCAGTCACTGGTCAAAGATGGATTTTACAATGAATCTGTCACAATGAAAGTTCTTGAATCCCGGCGTGAGGTGACCATTATTCAGCAGGTCTCCAAAATGAACAAAACGATTGTGGTTACAGGAAATCCAGTTTTTGATGATACACAGAATATTCGCCTGGTGGTCACAAATGCACGTGATGTGACTGAGTTAAGTTCCCTGCAGAACAAGCTGCAGCACATGGAATCACTGACTTCAGGTTTTGATGACCAACAGCGGAATATGAGGATAGATAAAGAGCTTGATGACAAGTTTATTCTTGCTTCCAAAGCCATGCAGGACATGAAGCAGTTGGCAAAAAGACTGGCCAAGGTTGAGTCGACACTTCTCATTCAGGGAGAATCAGGGGTTGGTAAGGGCGTATTTGCCCAAATGGTGCATGCCTTCAGCGAAGTTAATGACAAGCCGTTTATGCAGATAAGCTGTGCGGCGATACCTGAACAACTCCTGGAGTCCGAGCTGTTTGGCTACTCTGAAGGTGCATTCACCGGTGCAAGTCGGGGAGGCAAGAAAGGCCTGTTTGAGCTGGCGGACGGAGGATATATTTTTCTTGATGAAATCGGGGAAATGCCTATAGCTCTTCAAGCAAAGTTGTTGCGCGTTATTCAAGAGTTGGAGTTTTATCGCGTTGGTGACCCTGCGACGCCAATCAGAGTCAATGTGCGGATCATTACTGCGACTAACAGAGATTTGGAGGAAATGGTTGCTCAAAAAACCTTCCGAAAGGATCTTTTTTATAGACTTAATGTAGTTCCTATATTTATTCCTCCACTTCGGGAAAGAAGGGATGGAATTATGACGAAAATACAAGCCTTTATGAAAAAGTGCAATACAAAATATGGATGGAGTAAGCAGATCGATCATGATGTAATGCGAGCTTTGGTAAATTATGAATGGCCGGGAAATGTTCGAGAGCTCGAAAATACAATTGAAAGGATGGCTGTGATGAGTGAAGGTGATATTATAAAATATCAAGACCTCCCTCCCAGTATTCAAAAATCCGAAGGATTTAACAATTCTATAAATAAGAGTCTTAAGTCAATAGTCTGTGAGGTAGAGAAGTCCGCCATTCAGGATGCCTTGAATACATATAAATCCACACGAAAAGCAGCAAATTCCCTGGGTATTAACCAGTCCACAATAGTCCGAAAGGCAAAAATGTACGGGTTGGTCAGTCGTGGAGGTTTTGATGCATAGGTGCATCACTGATGCGTTTGTGCATCAATAGACTGCCTTGCTCGTGTTTTGTAGGTGTGCTCGTCATTTCTTCTTGCCCAGTCAGCACAATTTAGATATCCCTCCGCAATTCCTGGATGTATTGACCATCTCTTGCTACTTTTTCTTCTTTTAAAAACGCAATCAGCATAAGTTGCACAAGATGCACAAGCACCCTACCTGGTCAATTGCTATGCATGTCTGATGCGTACATGCATCACTGTGTGGTTTTGTGATGCCCAAGAGATGGTGGTTGATCACATAAAAGCCATTTGAGGCTGAAGTCAAAGTATAATTTCATATATATATCAAAGTGATAAAGGGAGGAAAATATATACATGGCAGTATCATTAGGTCGAGGTTTGCTATGGCATGTTGTTTGCTTTGGGGGACATGGCTTGCGCAAGCCATCAGTCGAGTGAGGATAGGTCACATTGTCGTTTTGTCTGTATTACGTAAGGAGTAAGGGATGAGCCTACAACGCACTTATGGTGAAGAACAGCCCGGAATCAGTCTGGGCAAGCTTACCATGCGCCTGCCGTTTGTTCATTATCGGTTTGAATGGCCGGACTTTATTCAGGGCTTGTTGCTGTGCACTGTTTGTCTGTCCATCATTCCTGTATTGACCGGTAAGTTGGGCATGTCGTTTGAAGTAGCCCTGGCTATTGTCATATTAAATGGAACACTCTATCTCGCCCACGTCACCTTCGGAGATCCGGTCGTCCCAGGTTGGATTACTCCTGCTATACCCTTGATCATCGCCCATGTGGGAAATTTTGATCCCGGCGTTGAGCGGATGCAGGCCCTTATTGCTTTTCAGATGACGTTTGGACTGTTTTGCATAGTGTTGGGGACTACAGGGATAGCCAAAAAAGTGGTTTCCTATATTCCAAATGCAGTTCAGTCAGGAATTCTTCTTGGAGCAGGTTTTTCGGCTGTACTTTTGGTCTTTGAACCGGGAGAAGGACTCAAGAGTTTTGATGCCTATCCATGGACGATTACGATCTGCATCGGGCTCGCATTTTATTTGCTTTTTGCTGAGCATTTCAAGAAGCTGCGGCACAAAAACAAAATTTTGTATCACATATCCAATCTGGGGATGATGCCTGCGCTTGCCCTGGCAATCATTATCGGGCCGATGTTTGGAGAAATTTCGTGGCCCACGTATGACGGCAATATCTTCACCAGACCTGATTTTGCTACTTTGTTTTCCGATTTCACCATGCTGGGCGCGATTCCGATCCCCTCTTTTACCATGTTTATAAGCGCCGTGCCTCTTGTTTTGAGTGCCTACATCGTCGTCTTTGGCGATGTTCTGCAGTCCCAGGCATTGATTGAAGATGCGCAAAAATACCGGCCGGATGAAAAGATCGACTACGATCCGAACCGCTCGCATATGATATTCGGAGGCCGGAATGTATTCATGAGCGTTTTCGGGCCTGATATCTCCATGTGCGGTCCCTTGTGGGCGGCAATGCAGGTTGTTATTTGCGAGCGGTACAAGCATGGACCTGAGGCCATGGACTCTCTGCATGGGGGGGCAGGGTCCTTCAGGTGGGGAACATGGGCCGGGTACTTCATCGCCCCCATCGTTTCCACAGTGAAGCCGATTCTTGGAGTCGGCCTTGCTTCCACCATGTTGATTCAGGGATATGTCAGCGTCCGGATCGGGGTTTTGAAATCAAAGACTTTTAACGACCTTGGAATTGCCGGAGTATCCGGGGCTATATTGGCTACTCGGGGCGCGGCCTGGGGCTTGGGAGCGGCCCTTCTGCTCTGTCTGCTCATTTATTTGGGCGGGGACAAAAAGAGGCCCTATATCTCTGAAGAGCCGGTCTTTCCCGGAGACTCTCCTGAAAAGATCGCTGAACAGGTCAAGGCCCGGCAAAAAGAGGCACAGGACAGGGCTGTCGCCAGGGATGATTCGTAGTTGCGGCGGCGAATCTTCCAGGTTGACACCCAGGGTCGTTTCCTGGCCGAACGCCGGCATGAGCGAAAACCTCTGCCGGCGTTCGGCCGGAATAAGCTTTGGGAATAACCGGGATACGGGCTGAACTCTGGGAAGGGGACTGTACGATTACGAACCTTGCCTGTTTTACTGCGGCGGACATATATGGCTTATATCGAAGGGTATCCCGGGCGGTACGATGCGGTGCGCACCAAGCGCCATCTCTGGCTCATTCTCATTGCCTGCGCCACACTGGTTGGACTTGCTGCATGGTCTGCTTGTGATCAGCCGCAAGGGGATCAGGGGATAGGCTGGGCTGTCCTTGGTGTGATATTCCTGTTGATGACGGTGGTTTCACTCAAGCTCAATGCAAAGGGCTGGAAAAGATTCCTGGCACCTGCCCGGTATGCGCGGGATTTGGCAGGAGATACAGAGGTTGCCGATCATCTGGCCGAGCTGGATGATGCCCATTTCGTCATGCACGATTTTACCTTTGAATTTTTTCACGTCCATCATTTGGTTGTTTCGCCGCTGGGAATATTTGTTGTTGCCCGCCTTCCCTCGGAAGCAGAGCTGTCCGTGCACAACAACGTCCTCTTCGCCGGAAGGGAATCGCTGGAAGATTTAGCCGGCCGGATGTGGCGGATCTGCCACCTGGTCAACATCATAGTCCACAAAGGATTTCAACTGCAGATAATGCCTCAGCCTATCCTGGTGTGCGCAGCAGGGAGGACCCCTGAGATCGGCACTTTTGACGGGATTCGAATTCTGCCCCTGGATGCATTGAACCGGGAAATATGCTCGGCAAAGCAAGAAACCATGCGGCCTGAAGAGACGGCGAGTATTGCCGGCTACATCGCCCGTCGTTATGTTCAAACCAAATAAAACCCAACCAAGACTCAACTGCAAAAAGTCGAAGACTGGGGTTAAACGCACAAATTAAAATTTACAACTATTTGATTTCACTTAAAACTTTCAACTTAAAACTTAACACTGCCTGCAAAAACATATTTTTGCAGGCGCATCAACCAAGGGTATGCGCGTTTTGACGACTCCTTCATTCGTTAAACTTGCAGCTGGGATTCATGTGCTTTTTTTTCTCGGATTATGGGCACATCAGATTATTTTTCTGGGAACGGTATCGTTTCTCCATATGACAGTAGGCGTGTTTCTCGTTCTGCTCATGGTGGCCAAAACCAAGATAGCTTGGTTTCTTTGCCTGGCCTATGACGGGATACTTGCCACATCAATTGGTTGCGAATTCTCCAGTACTGGAATGAACTGGGGGAACAAAGCATCTATCGGCGAAGTCATGGTGTTAATCCTGGGTTTATCGGCAATACTTGTGCTTTTTCGACCGCGGATGCTCCGCTTTGTTTTCATGAACAAGAGATAAACGGATTCACATAAATCCATAGATCCTATGAAAAGGAGCATTGTATTATGTCTCATTCAACAGTCTTTAGGACCACAAAAGAAAATATCATCGGACCTGGATCCATCCAAAGCCTTGGAGAGCGGATTTTAGCCCGCGGATGCCGGAAGCCGTGTATCGTTACCGATCCGGGGCTGGTTCAAAGCGGGATTGTGGAGCAGATAGAAAAACTTCTTCTGAGCAGTGGCCTGGAGAGCATTCGCTTTGATCAAGTGGAGGCCGATCCGAAATACGAGATTGTCAACAAGGTGACTGCCTTTCTGGAGGAGAACAATGCGGATCTGGTTGTTGGATTGGGAGGCGGTTCTTCCCTGGATATAGCCAAGATTTCGGCGGCCATGGTCTCCAACCAAGGCAGCGTCGAGGATTACTTCGGGATTGATCTTCTGGCCCGCAAAGGCCTGGATCTCATTCTTGTGCCCACCACCGCTGGAACCGGTTCGGAAGTGACCCCAATCGTTATCCTTTCCGATGAAAAGAATAAGCTCAAGAAAGGTATTGTAAGCTCCCATCTTTTTCCTGACTTGGCAATTCTAGATCCAGAATTGACTGTGGGGCTTCCTCCTCATGTTACAGCTGCGACCGGCATGGATGCCTTAATCCATGCAGTGGAGGCCTATACCTCAGTCCATGCGACACCCATGACCGATATGTTCGCCAAGCAGGCAATAGAGCTTATTTCGAACAACTTGCGGACTGCCTTTGCCAACGGGAGTAATCTGCAGGCCAGGAATAGGATGCTTGAAGGCAGCATGCTGGCCGGCGTTGCCTTTGCAAACGCAGGGGTGACAGCAGTCCATGCCTTTGCCTATCCAATAGGAGCCGAGTTTCATATCCCGCACGGGGTGGCGAACACCATCATGCTGATACCGGTCATGGATTTCAATATTGTGGGCAATCTAGACAAATTTGCACATCTCGCTGAATACTTGGGGCAAAATACTGAAGGGCTGAATAAGCGGCAGGCAGCGAGTTCGGCGGTGCAAGCGATCAGAGAGCTGGCCGAGGACTTGCAGGTTCCATCCCGGTTGCGAGATTTCGGGGTGCAGGAGAGTGATGTCCCGGGATTAGCCGAAGGGGTCATGCAGGTGACGCGTTTGCTGGCCAATAATCCACGCACGATGCAGCTTCAGGATGCCGAAGAGATTTATAGAAAGGCCTTGTAATTGGAGCATACCATGTTTGGACTGTATCATTCCTATCTGAATATTGATGTGGGTGCGCAGGCGGCAGACCGAAAGACCTATTCCCAGGAGCAGGCCCGCAGCTTTCTGGGAGGGAAGGGGTTGGGGACTGAGCTGCTTCTGAAGCAGAATCCTCCCCAGGTGGATCCTCTCACCCCGGACAACCGCCTCATTTTTGCCTGCGGGCCATTGTCCGGGACCAGGATCTGGGGGTCGGCCAGGTATGGGGTGTTCACCAAGTCTCCGCAGACCGGGATGTATTCCGAGTCGTATTCCGGCGGGACTGTGGCCGAATACATGGTCAAGACCGGGTACGACGCCTTTGTTTTTCATGGACGTTCGGAGTCGCTGTGCTGGATTGAGGTCTCGGATACAGGCGTCCACTTTCATCCGGCAGACGAGCTTGCCGGGAAGGACACCTTTGCCACCGAGGACTGGATCAAGGACTGGATACAGAACAACCGCCAGGATGCGGACGGATGCGGGGTGGTGGTTATCGGTCCGGCAGGGGAGAACCTGGTCAGCTGCGCGGTCATCGAGAACGATTACTGGCGAAGCGCCGGGCGAACCGGAGTGGGCGCAGTCATGGGGTCCAAGAATGTCAAGGCCATCGCCTTTCACGGCCGGACCAAGAAAGAGGTCGCCGATCCCCGGGCAGTCCAGGAGGCGGTCAAGAAGATGACCGCTGCATCCAAGGGAAATCCGGGTGTGAAGGCCTATAAGAACTTCGGAACTCCCATGATGGTTGATATGCTCAACGAAGCCAAGGCGTTTCCGTCCCGCTATTGGTCCCAGGGGGTGAGTCAACATTGGGAGCATATCAATGCAGCGGCTCATCAGGAGAAGTGCGAGGTCCGGGCCAGCGCATGTCCCAAATGCCTGATGGCCTGCGGCAAGGTCTCCACAGTCAAGGAAGGGCGACACAAGGGCCTGAAGCTCGAAGGGCCGGAGTATGAAACCATCTACGCCTTCGGCGGCCTGTGCGAGGTATCCAGTATAGAAGAGATAATCTATCTCAACGACCTCTGTGATCGCCTGGGGCTGGACACCATCACTGCCGGCAACCTGGCCGGGTTGAGCATTGAGGCTGCTCGCTTGGGGCGGATCGACAGCGGCCCGGAGTATGGAGATGTGGACGGTATTGCCCAGCTGATACGGGATATGGCCCACAGAAAGGGCAGGGGGGATCTCCTGGCCAAAGGGATACGGGCTGTTGCCTCCGAGTGGGGAGTAGAAGATATAGCCGTGCACGTCAAAGGCCTGGAGCCTGCGGGATACGATCCCAGGGTGCTCAAGGGTATGGGGCTGTCCTACGGGACCTCGGACCGCGGGGCCTGCCACCTCAGAACGACGTTCTATAAGCCGGAGCTGGCCGGGATGATGGACCCGGAGCAGATTGAAGGCAAAGCCGCTATGCTTGCCGAATGGGAAGACAGGCTGACCATCTTCGATACCTTGATCCTGTGCCGATTCTACCGGGATCTGTATCCATGGGAAGAGCTGTCCGAGGTTATTGAGGCGGTTACCGGAGAGCATCTGGAGACTGCCGATATGCGCCGGATTGCGGCCCATGTCAGCGATGGGACCCGGCGCTTTAATATCCAGGAAGGATGGACCCCTGACGACGACCACTTGCCTGTGGGCCTGACCGAGAAGCCGCTGCCGGAGACCAATGCCACGATCAGTCGCCAGCAGATGCAGACCATGCTCGATGAATACTACCGGGAGCGGGGCTGGAATGCGCAGGGGGTGCCCAGGGAATGATTCACGCTCTAAACGGCTTGTAGAATGCCTGATCCGCCAGGGCCAGCATGGGCCTGTCCCCTGGCGTATCACCATAGGCGTAGACGTTGCTGTAGCCCGCCGGATAATATTTCTGTCCTATCCGGCGGGCTTTTTCTTTTCCGTGGCAGTTTCGGCCGTGATATCTTCCCGTGATCCGTCCGTCTTTTTCCTCCAAAACAGTGCCGATCAGATCGATCTGCATGCTTGTCGTCCAGGCCCGGAGCCAGATGTCCGGCGAGGCGCTGACCACGACCACCTCATGGCCCTGCCGCTGGTGCCAGTTAATGCGCTCGAGACCCTGGGGCCGCAGGATGCGGGGCAGCCGTTCCAGGGCGTAAGCCGATCCCAATGCCCGGAGTTCTTCCGTCCGCCAGCCGGCGAAAAAATGGGTCAGGACCTTTTGTTTGGCTCGTCCGTTGTCCAAAAGCTTGATGGCATAGGCGGCGAGAACGGGAGAGAGAAGGCAAGCCCCGGTCAGCATCCTGGGCCTGCCCACGGCGTAGGCAATAAAATCAGACAAGGAGTCTTTGAAGGTCAGGGTGCCGTCAAAGTCGAATAGGGCCAGGGATGTGGTGGACATAAGTATGAAATGTTTTACAAACCCCAATGCCTGCCAAGGCGCAGGCACGCTTGCGCTAACGAAGCATGAAAATAATGCTACAGTGAAATACAGGTTCTTTTCCGCCATTCCCGCGGAGGCGGGAATCCATTTTTTTATGTATGGTCATGACGAGTCAGTCTTTCCACTAGATTGCCCGGAACTCACTTGTAGAAAGCAATATTCCGGTTAATGTACAAAATTTTATCCATTAAGTGATTTCTGGTCCGAAAAATAGTGAAAAGATTGGATACGCATGCGGATTATCTCTTGCATTGTGACTTCACTATACTGCTAAAAAGGAAAAAACACAATGTCAATCAAGAAATTGTTTCAAATTTGATGCGACCGAAGAAAGTTGACGATCAAGTGTCAGAAGTTCAGCGTTGTGAAAATAGGCTGTACCAGCAATGATTGCATCAGGAAGTTTGATTTTCCGAATGCGGCGTATTGTGATCACGATATTTTCTATCTCCCTTGTCAGTGGAGCATATCGAAGTTCTGCCAAGCGCTCTCGTATGAGCTGCTCCTCGTACACAGTGATGCCTGGAAAACCGAGAAGCTCCATGCGGGTTATAGCGCTCACTGCACAGGACCCCGCCAGGATATTCCGGTTAGCGACAATTTCCATTACCCGGTCATTCTGTTGAAGAAGTCCCAGGATGAAGTTTGTGTCCAGGACAAACTCAATTCCACTCATTGCGCAGCTTCTCTTGGATCGTGACCGGATCGCCGCTCAAGGCGTCCGCATTTTCTAACCCGCCCGCGAGATCACGAAGAGTGCGTTTGCAGCGTGTAGGTTCGTTGGCGTCTCTTTGGCGCAAGAAATCACCGAATTCCAGCCACAAAGTGAGCGCCTCCGGTGAAAGGTTGGCTTCAATTTCCCGCAATCGGCTTTTAATGGCTTGCATACACAGCTCCTCTGTTTTTGAGATGTGCTTGGCAATATCTTACTTGGATACAAGGATAGAAGCAAGATACTTGCTCAGGAAGAGCAAATCGATGTTGAGGGGGACTGTCATTGCGAGGCGAGAGTCATAACTTTGGTCCAGGTTGAGTGTTTTTACCGCCTTGTTGTCGAAAAATCCCCCTCAAAAGGGAGACATGGGTGAAGAGCAGCAGCGGTTTTGGTGTGTTGTGTTTCGCAGAAACCCTGATTTGTTGTGTGCAGACACTGTAAACATCCGATTGGGGAAATTGCCCTGTAAGGTACAAATACGGTCCTCCCCTTGAGGGGGGAACCCAAGGGGGGTGTTTCCTGCAAATTCAGGGGCGGCGGTGATCTACAGCTTGGTCCGTTTGAAAACCCATTCCGGCAGGTGGATAATTATCCACATGATCAGCCGCCAGATGGGCTTGACGTAGATCGTATTTTTCTTTTTGGTCACGCCTTTGTAAATCCGCTCGGCAACTTCCCCGGGCTTGGCGGCTAATTTCTGCGGCAAATCCAGTCCGGCGGTCATCTTGGTGGCCACGAATCCGGGCTTGATCGTGAGCACCTGCACCCCCGCCGGAAACAAACGGTGGCGCAGCCCGGAAAGATACACACTTAATCCAGCCTTGGCACTGCCGTAAATGTAGTTGCTTTGCCTGCCCCGATCCCCGGCCACGGAGGATATGCCCACGATAAAACCGTGCCTACGTCGCTCGAAATCGGCGGCAATGGTTTCCAGGATACTCACCGCTCCAGTGTAATTGGTGTCGATGAGCTTCTGGGCGTGCTGCATATCGTCTTGTCCTTGCTTTTGATCGCCCAGCATCCCGAAAGCCAGAACAACCCCGGCTGGTTTGGGATCAAGCTCGGCGTAAAACGCAGCATGGGAAGAAAAGTCCAGGGCATCGAAGAATCGGGCCTTGGCCTTGATCTGGTATTTAAGTTCCAGATGGTGGACTTCCTTGTCCAATTTCTCCGTATTCCTAGAGGCCAGGTAGATATTGTAACCGGCCTGGGCGAAACGCCGGGCCGTGGCCTTGGCCATGTCGCTATTCGCCCCGAGTACGAGTATCCAATCGTGGGTCATAAGCCGAGCCTTTGGGATTGAAGAGAATGGAAGGTATCCGACAGCCCCATTGAGGAGCGCAACTGCCGGAAGTGGTCAATCTGGGGATATCCTTGCTCAAATGTTTCACGACTAACCCGGGCGTCTTTAGCCAGATAGATCCGCCCGCCGTGCTGCAGCACGATGCGATCCAACCGATCCAGCAGGGCGAAAAGCCCCGGCTCAATCTTAAAATCCAGGGCCAGGCTGTACCCTTCCAGGGGAAAGGACAGGGGATTGCCGTTGGAAGGACCATAGAGCTTAAGCACGGCCAGAAAGCTGCCCATGCCACTGGCAGCGATTGTCCCCAACACCTCCTGCAAACCAGCATAGCTGTAAGCCTTGGGCAGGATGAACTGGTACTGGACAAACCCTTTGCGCCCGTAAATGCGGTTCCAATGGTTGATGGCATCCAAGGGATAGAAAAAGGAATCCACATCAGCAAAGTTCATGCTGATGCGGGAGCGGACCTTGGCGTAGTACAGGGCGTTGAAGGCCCGGACGCTGAGGCTGTTCAGGGTGAAACCGGGGAAGTCGCAGGGCACGGTCTTCGTTTTGCGGGGGCGGTAGGTCAGTTCGCCCAAAGGCGCGAACTTGCCCACCATGAGCAGGGAGCGGCCGAGATCCTTGCCTTTGGCCAGGCAGTCGATCCAGGCCACGGAGTACGGCCAGTCCGCGTAGCGCTCGAAGGCGGCAAAGGTTTCGTCCAAGTTCGTGGTCTTGATGGTGCCCTGCTCAATGCGGTTGGAAGGGACCGCCTTCAGGAAAAAGCTTGCTTCCAGGATGATGCCTGTCAGCCCCATGCCGCCGCATGTAGCCCGGAAAAGCTCAGGGTTTTCTTCCCTGGAACACCGCACCACCTGCCCGTCGCCGAGCATCAGAGTGAGACTCTGTACCGTGTCTCCGAAACACCCGTCCACATGGTGGTTTTTGCCATGTACGTCAGCGGCGATAGCTCCGCCCACGGTGATCAGTTTCGTGCCAGGGGTGACTTTGAGAAACCAGCCTTGGGGCAAAAACGTTTCGATGATTTCTGCAAGGAGCACCCCGGCCTCGCAGGTGAGCAATCCCGTTTCGGGATCAAAGTCCAGAAAGCGGTCCCGCTGCCGGCAGGGGAGAAACTGCGGGGCAAGGGCGCTGTCTCCGTAGCTCCGGCCATTACCAAAAGCGATCAGCGGGCCGATTTCAGAAAGCTTCTGCGCCAGGGCGCGCGGGTTGGGAAAGGCTACCGGGGCGGCGTCTACAGCCGGGTAGCGGCCCCATCCTGT
This genomic interval from Desulfovermiculus halophilus DSM 18834 contains the following:
- a CDS encoding NERD domain-containing protein, translated to MAYIEGYPGRYDAVRTKRHLWLILIACATLVGLAAWSACDQPQGDQGIGWAVLGVIFLLMTVVSLKLNAKGWKRFLAPARYARDLAGDTEVADHLAELDDAHFVMHDFTFEFFHVHHLVVSPLGIFVVARLPSEAELSVHNNVLFAGRESLEDLAGRMWRICHLVNIIVHKGFQLQIMPQPILVCAAGRTPEIGTFDGIRILPLDALNREICSAKQETMRPEETASIAGYIARRYVQTK
- a CDS encoding aldehyde ferredoxin oxidoreductase family protein codes for the protein MFGLYHSYLNIDVGAQAADRKTYSQEQARSFLGGKGLGTELLLKQNPPQVDPLTPDNRLIFACGPLSGTRIWGSARYGVFTKSPQTGMYSESYSGGTVAEYMVKTGYDAFVFHGRSESLCWIEVSDTGVHFHPADELAGKDTFATEDWIKDWIQNNRQDADGCGVVVIGPAGENLVSCAVIENDYWRSAGRTGVGAVMGSKNVKAIAFHGRTKKEVADPRAVQEAVKKMTAASKGNPGVKAYKNFGTPMMVDMLNEAKAFPSRYWSQGVSQHWEHINAAAHQEKCEVRASACPKCLMACGKVSTVKEGRHKGLKLEGPEYETIYAFGGLCEVSSIEEIIYLNDLCDRLGLDTITAGNLAGLSIEAARLGRIDSGPEYGDVDGIAQLIRDMAHRKGRGDLLAKGIRAVASEWGVEDIAVHVKGLEPAGYDPRVLKGMGLSYGTSDRGACHLRTTFYKPELAGMMDPEQIEGKAAMLAEWEDRLTIFDTLILCRFYRDLYPWEELSEVIEAVTGEHLETADMRRIAAHVSDGTRRFNIQEGWTPDDDHLPVGLTEKPLPETNATISRQQMQTMLDEYYRERGWNAQGVPRE
- a CDS encoding sigma 54-interacting transcriptional regulator, which produces MSSQIAIADTHQTLAHVSSFFVDEEINGVVIVDGKGVPCGIISKSCIIHAVAQSQESTKTVDAFMSVSFATVKPTNWVENIDFGQNKYVVVWDGRDVLGMITRPGIERIYNRSAHGCFVEFGQFIDHINNPIVLTDRNGWVRLCNNQFSSILEKDKEGVINSRLSDLMPVLEKIKGPGEKDTEQKLSIGRTSYLVSWVNLTQEEKKIGMLGFFYNLTKEEAINERLKQTKLLSLQLDAIIESSFDGIFVTDGEGKVLRVNRAYERITGIKAKEVVGRTMQSLVKDGFYNESVTMKVLESRREVTIIQQVSKMNKTIVVTGNPVFDDTQNIRLVVTNARDVTELSSLQNKLQHMESLTSGFDDQQRNMRIDKELDDKFILASKAMQDMKQLAKRLAKVESTLLIQGESGVGKGVFAQMVHAFSEVNDKPFMQISCAAIPEQLLESELFGYSEGAFTGASRGGKKGLFELADGGYIFLDEIGEMPIALQAKLLRVIQELEFYRVGDPATPIRVNVRIITATNRDLEEMVAQKTFRKDLFYRLNVVPIFIPPLRERRDGIMTKIQAFMKKCNTKYGWSKQIDHDVMRALVNYEWPGNVRELENTIERMAVMSEGDIIKYQDLPPSIQKSEGFNNSINKSLKSIVCEVEKSAIQDALNTYKSTRKAANSLGINQSTIVRKAKMYGLVSRGGFDA
- a CDS encoding iron-containing alcohol dehydrogenase; amino-acid sequence: MSHSTVFRTTKENIIGPGSIQSLGERILARGCRKPCIVTDPGLVQSGIVEQIEKLLLSSGLESIRFDQVEADPKYEIVNKVTAFLEENNADLVVGLGGGSSLDIAKISAAMVSNQGSVEDYFGIDLLARKGLDLILVPTTAGTGSEVTPIVILSDEKNKLKKGIVSSHLFPDLAILDPELTVGLPPHVTAATGMDALIHAVEAYTSVHATPMTDMFAKQAIELISNNLRTAFANGSNLQARNRMLEGSMLAGVAFANAGVTAVHAFAYPIGAEFHIPHGVANTIMLIPVMDFNIVGNLDKFAHLAEYLGQNTEGLNKRQAASSAVQAIRELAEDLQVPSRLRDFGVQESDVPGLAEGVMQVTRLLANNPRTMQLQDAEEIYRKAL
- a CDS encoding HAD family hydrolase, which codes for MSTTSLALFDFDGTLTFKDSLSDFIAYAVGRPRMLTGACLLSPVLAAYAIKLLDNGRAKQKVLTHFFAGWRTEELRALGSAYALERLPRILRPQGLERINWHQRQGHEVVVVSASPDIWLRAWTTSMQIDLIGTVLEEKDGRITGRYHGRNCHGKEKARRIGQKYYPAGYSNVYAYGDTPGDRPMLALADQAFYKPFRA
- a CDS encoding SDR family oxidoreductase, whose amino-acid sequence is MTHDWILVLGANSDMAKATARRFAQAGYNIYLASRNTEKLDKEVHHLELKYQIKAKARFFDALDFSSHAAFYAELDPKPAGVVLAFGMLGDQKQGQDDMQHAQKLIDTNYTGAVSILETIAADFERRRHGFIVGISSVAGDRGRQSNYIYGSAKAGLSVYLSGLRHRLFPAGVQVLTIKPGFVATKMTAGLDLPQKLAAKPGEVAERIYKGVTKKKNTIYVKPIWRLIMWIIIHLPEWVFKRTKL
- a CDS encoding type II toxin-antitoxin system VapC family toxin; protein product: MSGIEFVLDTNFILGLLQQNDRVMEIVANRNILAGSCAVSAITRMELLGFPGITVYEEQLIRERLAELRYAPLTREIENIVITIRRIRKIKLPDAIIAGTAYFHNAELLTLDRQLSSVASNLKQFLD
- a CDS encoding FAD-binding oxidoreductase, whose product is MHLTGWGRYPAVDAAPVAFPNPRALAQKLSEIGPLIAFGNGRSYGDSALAPQFLPCRQRDRFLDFDPETGLLTCEAGVLLAEIIETFLPQGWFLKVTPGTKLITVGGAIAADVHGKNHHVDGCFGDTVQSLTLMLGDGQVVRCSREENPELFRATCGGMGLTGIILEASFFLKAVPSNRIEQGTIKTTNLDETFAAFERYADWPYSVAWIDCLAKGKDLGRSLLMVGKFAPLGELTYRPRKTKTVPCDFPGFTLNSLSVRAFNALYYAKVRSRISMNFADVDSFFYPLDAINHWNRIYGRKGFVQYQFILPKAYSYAGLQEVLGTIAASGMGSFLAVLKLYGPSNGNPLSFPLEGYSLALDFKIEPGLFALLDRLDRIVLQHGGRIYLAKDARVSRETFEQGYPQIDHFRQLRSSMGLSDTFHSLQSQRLGL